Proteins encoded in a region of the Nonomuraea helvata genome:
- a CDS encoding cysteine synthase produces MRFESLIDSVGHTPLVGLPRLSPSAEVRIWAKLEDRNPTGSIKDRPALWMIEEAEKDGRLTPGCTILEPTSGNTGISLAMSARLKGYRLICVMPENTSEERRQLLRMWGAEIISSPAAGGSNEAVRVAKELSAQNPSWVMLYQYGNPANWRSHYESTGPEILEDLPTLTHFVAGLGTTGTLMGVGRFLRERVPGVQIVAAEPRYGELVYGLRNVDEGFIPELYDESVLTTRFSVGSADALRRTRELLASEGIFAGVSTGAALHAALGVANKAVKAGERADIVFVVADGGWKYLSTGAYEGTLDEAEERLEGQLWA; encoded by the coding sequence ATGCGGTTCGAATCGCTGATCGACTCGGTCGGCCACACGCCGCTCGTCGGCCTGCCGCGGCTGTCGCCCTCCGCGGAGGTGCGGATCTGGGCCAAGCTGGAGGACCGCAACCCGACCGGGTCGATCAAGGACAGGCCGGCCCTCTGGATGATCGAGGAGGCCGAGAAGGACGGCAGGCTCACCCCGGGCTGCACGATCCTCGAGCCCACCAGCGGCAACACCGGCATCTCGCTCGCGATGTCGGCCAGGCTCAAGGGCTACAGGCTGATCTGCGTGATGCCGGAGAACACCTCGGAGGAGCGCCGCCAGCTGCTGCGCATGTGGGGTGCGGAGATCATCTCCTCGCCGGCCGCGGGCGGCTCCAACGAGGCCGTACGCGTGGCCAAGGAGCTGTCGGCCCAGAATCCCTCCTGGGTGATGCTCTACCAGTACGGCAACCCGGCCAACTGGCGCTCCCACTACGAGAGCACCGGCCCCGAGATCCTCGAGGACCTGCCCACCCTCACCCACTTCGTGGCCGGGCTCGGCACGACGGGGACGCTGATGGGGGTCGGCCGGTTCCTGCGCGAGCGGGTGCCGGGCGTGCAGATCGTCGCGGCCGAGCCGCGCTACGGCGAGCTGGTGTACGGGCTGCGCAACGTGGACGAGGGCTTCATCCCCGAGCTCTACGACGAGTCCGTGCTGACCACCCGCTTCTCCGTGGGCTCGGCCGACGCGCTGCGGCGCACGCGTGAGCTGCTCGCCTCCGAGGGCATCTTCGCCGGGGTCTCGACCGGCGCGGCGCTGCACGCGGCGCTGGGGGTGGCCAACAAGGCGGTCAAGGCGGGCGAACGCGCGGACATCGTGTTCGTGGTGGCCGACGGCGGCTGGAAATACCTGTCCACGGGTGCCTACGAGGGCACCTTGGACGAGGCCGAAGAGCGCCTCGAAGGCCAGCTCTGGGCGTGA
- a CDS encoding MoaD/ThiS family protein gives MAIEVRIPTILRNYTGGAKAVDAEGATLEELISNLESRHPGIKERLVDAGSLRRFVNVYLNDEDVRFLGGLGTPLSDGDTVTVLPAVAGG, from the coding sequence ATGGCCATCGAAGTTCGCATTCCGACCATCCTGCGTAATTACACCGGCGGCGCCAAGGCCGTCGACGCCGAGGGCGCCACCCTCGAAGAGCTGATCAGCAATCTTGAGTCGCGTCACCCCGGCATCAAGGAGCGCCTGGTCGACGCGGGCAGCCTGCGCCGCTTCGTCAACGTCTACCTGAACGACGAGGACGTGCGCTTCCTGGGCGGCCTGGGCACGCCGCTGTCCGACGGCGACACGGTCACCGTGCTGCCTGCCGTCGCAGGCGGGTGA
- a CDS encoding M67 family metallopeptidase, with product MLSIAQELADKIVAHARADHPDEACGVIAGKNGVPERFIPMENAERSPTFYRFDSMEQLRVWREMDDRDEEPVVIYHSHTATEAYPSRTDVSYASEPDAHYVLVSTRDEDKAEFRSYRILDGVITEEEVRFLP from the coding sequence ATGCTGTCGATCGCGCAGGAACTGGCAGACAAGATCGTCGCCCACGCCCGTGCCGACCACCCCGATGAGGCGTGTGGCGTCATCGCGGGCAAGAACGGCGTTCCCGAGCGGTTCATCCCGATGGAGAACGCCGAACGCTCGCCCACCTTCTACCGCTTCGACTCCATGGAGCAGCTGCGCGTCTGGCGGGAGATGGACGACCGCGACGAGGAGCCCGTCGTGATCTACCACTCCCACACCGCCACCGAGGCGTACCCGTCGCGCACCGACGTGTCCTACGCCTCCGAGCCGGACGCCCACTACGTGCTGGTCTCCACGCGGGACGAGGACAAGGCCGAGTTCCGCTCGTACCGGATCCTCGACGGAGTGATTACGGAGGAAGAGGTAAGGTTTCTCCCATGA
- a CDS encoding DUF2017 domain-containing protein, with product MTSGFSPGKGGGVIAEFEAAEVSLLRSLVSMMLGIVEPGQTSDDPLERALGIGGGEAPSDPVLARLFPSAYEDEQESAEFRRYTEATLRDGKRADAQTVFDTAKSGRAELTPEQAQAWLRSLNDVRLTLGTKLDVTEEVHDEIAMMSEDDPRYPAYVTYDWLTYLQDSLVRALW from the coding sequence GTGACATCGGGATTCTCACCGGGCAAGGGCGGCGGCGTCATCGCGGAGTTCGAGGCCGCCGAGGTCTCGCTCCTGCGCTCGCTCGTCTCGATGATGCTGGGCATCGTGGAGCCGGGGCAGACCAGCGACGACCCGCTGGAGCGCGCGCTGGGCATCGGCGGGGGCGAGGCGCCGTCCGACCCGGTGCTGGCCAGGCTGTTCCCGTCGGCGTACGAGGACGAGCAGGAGTCGGCGGAGTTCCGCCGCTACACCGAGGCCACGCTGCGCGACGGCAAGCGGGCCGACGCCCAGACCGTCTTCGACACCGCCAAGTCGGGCCGGGCCGAGCTCACACCCGAGCAGGCCCAGGCGTGGCTGCGCTCGCTCAACGACGTACGCCTCACGCTCGGCACCAAGCTCGACGTGACCGAGGAGGTCCACGACGAGATCGCCATGATGTCCGAGGACGATCCGCGTTACCCGGCCTACGTCACCTACGACTGGCTGACCTACCTCCAGGACAGCCTGGTACGGGCGCTCTGGTAA
- the clpS gene encoding ATP-dependent Clp protease adapter ClpS: MGSTAPIAVERPSSDVRPDLPWVTIVWNDPVNLMSYVTYVFQTVFGYTKEKAEKLMLDVHHKGKAVVSSGTREEMERDVQILHSYGLWATLQPDSVK, from the coding sequence GTGGGTAGCACCGCTCCAATCGCCGTTGAGCGTCCGTCATCGGACGTCCGACCCGATCTGCCATGGGTGACCATCGTCTGGAACGACCCCGTCAACCTCATGTCCTACGTGACCTATGTCTTCCAAACGGTCTTCGGCTACACGAAGGAGAAGGCCGAGAAACTCATGCTGGACGTTCATCACAAGGGCAAGGCCGTCGTGTCCAGCGGCACGCGGGAAGAGATGGAACGCGATGTGCAGATTCTCCACTCCTACGGCCTGTGGGCGACGCTCCAGCCGGACTCGGTCAAGTGA
- a CDS encoding nicotinate phosphoribosyltransferase produces the protein MAMSTALLTDHYELTMLQAALQSGAAHRRAVFEVFARHLPGGRRYGVVAGTGRVLDELERFRFGEEELTYLRENHVVDGSTLAFLADYRFSGNIYGYREGDLYFPASPIMIVEGTFAEAVLLETLALSILNHDCAIASAASRMTNAAGKRPIIEMGSRRTHEGAAVAAARAAYIAGFASTSNLMAGHVYGVPTAGTAAHAFTLLHDTEKDAFKAQIASLGRSTTLLVDTYDVAEAVRTAVELAGPELGAVRIDSGDLAAAAQEVREQLDALGAFNTRILVTSDLDEYAIAALAAAPVDGYGVGTSLVTGSGVPTAALVYKLVARETATGKLEAVAKRSVGKPSRGGRKQAYRLLDESGNVETELVTTGGLAPEGGIPLLHELVRDGEVVGREPLSAARERHAQAVASLPQEALHLGRGYAAVPTEFA, from the coding sequence ATGGCCATGAGCACTGCGTTGCTGACAGATCACTATGAGCTGACGATGCTACAGGCGGCCCTGCAGAGTGGGGCCGCACACAGACGCGCCGTTTTCGAGGTTTTCGCCAGACATCTACCAGGCGGCAGGCGCTACGGGGTTGTCGCCGGGACGGGACGTGTCCTGGACGAACTGGAACGCTTCCGTTTCGGTGAGGAAGAACTCACCTATCTGCGGGAGAACCACGTCGTCGACGGCTCCACTCTGGCGTTTCTCGCCGATTACCGGTTTTCCGGGAACATCTACGGCTACCGCGAGGGCGACCTCTACTTCCCCGCCTCTCCCATCATGATCGTGGAGGGCACGTTCGCGGAGGCCGTGCTGCTGGAGACGCTCGCCCTTTCGATACTCAACCATGACTGCGCCATCGCCTCCGCCGCCTCGCGCATGACCAACGCGGCGGGCAAGCGGCCGATCATCGAGATGGGCTCGCGCCGTACGCACGAGGGCGCCGCCGTGGCGGCCGCACGGGCCGCGTACATCGCCGGGTTCGCCTCCACCTCCAACCTGATGGCCGGGCACGTGTACGGCGTCCCCACGGCCGGCACGGCGGCGCACGCGTTCACGTTGCTGCACGACACGGAGAAGGACGCGTTCAAGGCCCAGATCGCCTCGCTCGGCCGCTCGACGACGCTGCTGGTGGACACGTACGACGTGGCCGAGGCGGTACGCACGGCCGTCGAGCTGGCCGGGCCGGAGCTGGGCGCGGTCCGCATCGATTCGGGCGACCTGGCCGCCGCCGCGCAGGAGGTCCGCGAGCAGCTCGACGCGCTCGGGGCCTTCAACACCCGCATCCTGGTCACCTCCGACCTGGACGAGTACGCCATCGCCGCGCTCGCCGCAGCCCCCGTGGACGGCTACGGCGTCGGCACCTCCCTCGTGACGGGCTCCGGCGTCCCCACGGCGGCCCTGGTGTACAAGCTGGTGGCGCGTGAGACGGCCACGGGCAAGCTGGAGGCCGTGGCCAAGCGCTCGGTGGGCAAGCCGTCGCGCGGGGGCCGCAAGCAGGCGTACCGGCTGCTGGACGAGTCGGGCAACGTGGAGACCGAGCTGGTCACCACCGGTGGCCTGGCCCCCGAGGGCGGCATCCCGCTGCTGCACGAGCTGGTGCGCGACGGCGAGGTCGTGGGCAGGGAGCCCCTGTCGGCCGCCCGCGAGCGCCACGCGCAGGCCGTCGCCAGCCTCCCCCAGGAGGCCCTCCACCTCGGCCGGGGATATGCGGCGGTCCCCACGGAATTCGCCTGA
- a CDS encoding isochorismatase family protein, with protein sequence MGTALIIVDVQNDFCEGGSLPVAGGAEVAAAITRHVAEHGYDHVVATRDYHVSPGAHFSGTPDYVATWPAHCVAGSPGADFHPAFDVSGVEEVFSKGAYAAAYSGFEGASGDGVPLAEWLRQRGVHEVDVVGIATDHCVRATALDAVKTGLAVRVLLDLTAGVAPATTEAAVAEMKKAGATLRGAPVVE encoded by the coding sequence ATGGGTACCGCGTTGATCATCGTGGATGTGCAGAACGACTTCTGCGAGGGCGGCAGTCTGCCCGTGGCCGGAGGCGCCGAGGTGGCGGCGGCCATCACCCGTCACGTGGCCGAACACGGCTACGACCACGTGGTGGCGACCCGCGACTACCACGTCTCCCCCGGCGCCCACTTCTCCGGCACGCCCGACTACGTCGCGACGTGGCCCGCGCACTGCGTGGCCGGCTCCCCGGGAGCGGACTTCCACCCGGCGTTCGACGTGTCGGGCGTGGAGGAGGTGTTCAGCAAGGGCGCGTACGCGGCCGCGTACAGCGGTTTCGAGGGCGCCTCCGGCGACGGCGTGCCGCTGGCCGAATGGCTGAGGCAGCGCGGGGTGCACGAGGTCGACGTGGTGGGGATCGCCACGGACCACTGCGTGCGCGCCACGGCGCTCGACGCGGTGAAGACCGGGCTGGCGGTGCGGGTGCTGCTGGACCTGACGGCGGGCGTGGCCCCCGCGACCACGGAGGCGGCGGTGGCGGAGATGAAGAAGGCGGGCGCCACTCTCCGGGGAGCGCCTGTCGTGGAGTGA
- a CDS encoding STAS domain-containing protein, whose product MSSEATRKPTLSVTSGLTRTAVLVRLEGELDVYALPVLREHMEPIWDLPPRPFLILDLGELRFCDSMGVNELLGVLQRCEARGTRLLLGGVQGVMARVLSITGLRHAFEVFARLDDALRLAVAKT is encoded by the coding sequence ATGTCGTCTGAGGCCACCAGAAAGCCGACGTTGAGCGTCACTTCCGGCCTCACCCGAACTGCGGTTCTCGTCAGGCTCGAGGGTGAGCTCGACGTCTATGCGCTGCCGGTGCTGCGCGAGCACATGGAGCCCATCTGGGACCTGCCCCCGAGACCCTTCCTGATCCTGGACCTGGGCGAGCTGCGGTTCTGCGACTCGATGGGGGTGAACGAGCTCCTCGGGGTCCTGCAGCGGTGCGAGGCCAGGGGGACCAGGCTCCTGCTCGGAGGGGTCCAGGGAGTCATGGCCAGAGTGCTGTCGATCACCGGGCTGCGGCACGCGTTCGAGGTCTTCGCCCGGCTCGACGACGCGCTGCGGCTGGCGGTGGCCAAGACCTGA